From Campylobacter upsaliensis, the proteins below share one genomic window:
- the murA gene encoding UDP-N-acetylglucosamine 1-carboxyvinyltransferase: MTYLQIEGTNHLSGSVTINGAKNAALPLIVSSILAKNEVVISNVPEVEDIKTLISLLQNLGAKADLKKHEALLNTTTLNQTTAKYDIVRKMRASILTLGPLLSRFRHCEVSLPGGCAIGQRPIDLHLLALEKMGANIQIKQGYVVASGALKGAEVLFDKITVTGSENIIMAAALASGKTRLLNVAKEPEVVQLCEVLKEAGLDIKGIGSDELEIYGTSGECLEFKEFAVIPDRIEAGTYLCAGAIVNSKISVCKVNPNHLSAALAKLEQMGFGISIENDSITLLPAKEIKPVEILTSEYPGFPTDMQAQFMALALRANGTSIIDERLFENRFMHVSELLRMGADIKLNGHIATITGGKELNAADVMATDLRASSALILAALAAKGTSRVHRIYHLDRGYENLEEKFKALGANITRLEE, encoded by the coding sequence ATGACCTATTTACAAATAGAAGGCACAAATCATCTAAGCGGAAGCGTTACAATTAACGGCGCGAAAAATGCCGCCCTACCACTCATCGTCTCAAGTATTTTAGCTAAAAATGAAGTCGTTATCTCGAATGTTCCTGAAGTCGAAGACATTAAAACCCTCATCTCACTCTTACAAAATTTAGGCGCTAAAGCAGATTTAAAGAAACACGAAGCCCTTTTAAATACCACAACACTTAATCAAACCACAGCTAAATACGACATCGTCCGCAAAATGCGTGCCTCTATACTCACACTTGGACCGCTTTTATCGCGTTTTAGACATTGTGAAGTGAGCCTTCCCGGAGGCTGCGCCATAGGACAAAGACCCATAGATTTACATCTTTTAGCCTTAGAAAAAATGGGAGCAAATATCCAAATCAAGCAAGGCTATGTAGTCGCAAGTGGAGCTTTAAAGGGTGCGGAAGTGCTTTTTGATAAAATCACCGTTACAGGGAGTGAAAATATCATTATGGCAGCAGCATTAGCAAGTGGCAAAACAAGGCTTTTAAATGTGGCTAAAGAGCCTGAAGTGGTGCAACTTTGTGAGGTTTTAAAGGAGGCTGGACTTGATATTAAAGGCATAGGTAGCGATGAGCTTGAAATTTATGGCACAAGTGGAGAGTGTTTAGAATTTAAAGAATTTGCCGTCATACCCGATAGAATAGAGGCTGGGACCTATCTTTGTGCGGGGGCTATTGTCAATTCTAAAATAAGCGTTTGTAAGGTTAATCCAAATCATCTAAGCGCCGCTTTAGCAAAATTAGAGCAAATGGGCTTTGGTATAAGTATAGAAAATGATAGCATTACCTTGCTTCCCGCTAAAGAAATCAAACCTGTGGAAATTCTTACAAGCGAGTATCCGGGCTTTCCTACCGATATGCAAGCGCAATTTATGGCACTGGCTCTTAGAGCAAATGGCACAAGTATCATTGATGAAAGGTTGTTTGAAAACCGTTTTATGCATGTCAGTGAGCTTTTAAGAATGGGAGCGGATATCAAACTTAATGGACATATTGCTACTATAACTGGAGGCAAAGAGCTAAACGCTGCTGATGTTATGGCGACTGATTTAAGGGCGTCTTCAGCACTCATCTTAGCCGCCCTTGCTGCAAAAGGCACAAGCAGGGTGCATAGAATTTATCATTTAGATAGAGGTTATGAGAATTTAGAAGAAAAATTTAAAGCACTAGGTGCAAATATCACAAGGCTTGAAGAATGA
- a CDS encoding molybdopterin molybdotransferase MoeA encodes MKNIFETLELLEKHITPLKESEIVSLENALGRVLACDLYAKKNLPSFDNAALDGYAFNYDDINAPLKIMGVILAGDKTPYKLEKNECFKIMTGALMPKNADTILMLEDENLENGFLVIKTKPKRFNAFRFKGEEQKEGELLLKKGQKLNAAMITLLAAQGIYKIKVIRKPRIAIFSSGDELKEPWQMCDELSIYNANALAVQALLKDYDPCYLGIIKDEFDATKKALQNNQFDLIITSGGASVGEADFMDRALKELEFKEIFNEIKARPAKPTKLYQKDNKLILILPGNPMAAFLSCFIFATKILNLLSGNLEKGCKINALMGQDLKLKAGRNNLILGNLENGIFTPFNNNHFGSAMILPLVKSTFLLISDEKQESILKGESVQLIYL; translated from the coding sequence ATGAAAAATATTTTTGAAACCCTAGAGCTTTTAGAAAAGCATATAACGCCTTTAAAAGAAAGTGAAATTGTAAGTTTAGAAAACGCACTTGGCAGAGTTTTAGCCTGTGATTTATATGCGAAAAAGAATTTACCAAGCTTTGATAATGCGGCACTTGATGGCTATGCCTTTAATTATGATGATATAAACGCACCGCTAAAGATTATGGGAGTGATTTTAGCGGGTGATAAAACGCCTTATAAACTTGAGAAAAATGAATGCTTTAAAATAATGACAGGTGCTTTAATGCCTAAAAACGCAGACACGATCTTAATGCTTGAAGATGAAAATTTAGAAAATGGCTTTTTGGTGATTAAAACAAAGCCTAAGCGATTTAATGCCTTTCGTTTTAAAGGCGAAGAGCAAAAAGAAGGGGAGCTTTTACTCAAAAAAGGGCAAAAATTAAATGCTGCGATGATAACTCTGCTCGCCGCACAAGGAATTTATAAAATAAAAGTAATAAGAAAGCCTAGAATTGCCATTTTTTCAAGCGGAGATGAGCTCAAAGAGCCTTGGCAGATGTGCGACGAACTTAGTATTTATAATGCCAACGCTCTAGCCGTGCAAGCTCTGCTAAAGGACTATGATCCTTGTTATCTTGGCATTATAAAAGATGAATTTGATGCCACAAAAAAAGCTCTGCAAAATAATCAATTTGATCTCATCATCACAAGTGGAGGTGCTAGTGTAGGTGAGGCGGATTTTATGGATAGGGCTTTGAAAGAGCTTGAATTTAAAGAAATTTTTAATGAAATTAAAGCGCGTCCTGCAAAGCCAACTAAGCTTTATCAAAAAGATAATAAGCTCATCTTAATCTTACCAGGAAACCCTATGGCGGCTTTTCTTTCTTGCTTTATTTTTGCAACAAAGATATTAAATTTACTCAGTGGAAATTTAGAAAAAGGGTGCAAAATAAATGCCCTTATGGGTCAAGACTTAAAGCTTAAAGCGGGGAGAAATAATCTTATCCTAGGAAATTTAGAAAATGGCATTTTTACGCCTTTTAATAATAATCACTTTGGCTCGGCTATGATTTTACCACTTGTTAAAAGCACATTTTTGCTTATTAGCGATGAGAAGCAAGAAAGCATTTTAAAAGGTGAAAGTGTCCAGCTTATTTACCTTTAA
- a CDS encoding KpsF/GutQ family sugar-phosphate isomerase gives MKEMLKIAKEVFEIEAEAIRNLSENLDHNFSKAIKLILNIKGRCIISGMGKSGHIGAKIAATLASTGTPSFFMHPGEALHGDLGMITSEDVLIAISNSGETEELLKIIPAVKRRQIPLIAMSGNVKSTLAKQAEIFLNIAIKKEACPLQLAPMSSTTATLVMGDAIAAALMKARKFQPDDFALFHPGGSLGRKLLTKVKDLMVSKKLPIVNPQTEFNELVDVMTSGKLGLCIVLENDKLVGIITDGDLRRALKANAKPRFDFKAKEIMSHNPKIIDQEAMATEAEQLMLKHKIKEIVVGKNGRVVGIIQLYAIGNV, from the coding sequence ATGAAAGAAATGCTCAAAATAGCCAAAGAGGTCTTTGAGATAGAAGCAGAGGCGATTAGAAATTTAAGTGAAAATTTAGATCATAATTTCTCAAAAGCCATTAAGCTTATTTTAAATATAAAAGGGCGTTGCATTATAAGCGGTATGGGTAAATCAGGGCATATAGGTGCCAAAATCGCTGCCACACTAGCTAGCACAGGAACTCCAAGCTTTTTTATGCATCCGGGCGAAGCCTTACACGGGGATTTGGGAATGATAACAAGCGAAGATGTTTTAATCGCCATTTCAAATTCAGGTGAAACAGAAGAGCTTTTAAAAATTATCCCAGCAGTAAAAAGAAGGCAAATTCCCCTCATCGCAATGTCTGGCAATGTCAAATCAACCCTCGCCAAGCAAGCTGAAATTTTTCTCAATATAGCCATCAAAAAAGAAGCCTGCCCTCTACAACTCGCCCCTATGTCCTCCACAACAGCCACTTTAGTAATGGGAGATGCCATAGCAGCAGCCTTAATGAAGGCTAGAAAATTTCAGCCTGATGACTTTGCGCTTTTTCATCCGGGTGGGAGTTTGGGACGAAAGCTTTTAACTAAAGTTAAGGATTTAATGGTTAGCAAAAAACTCCCTATCGTAAATCCTCAAACCGAATTTAATGAACTTGTCGATGTGATGACAAGTGGAAAACTAGGACTTTGCATTGTTTTAGAAAATGATAAGCTTGTTGGAATCATTACAGATGGAGACTTACGCCGCGCACTTAAGGCAAATGCCAAACCTAGATTTGACTTTAAAGCTAAAGAAATTATGAGTCATAATCCCAAAATCATCGACCAAGAAGCTATGGCAACAGAAGCTGAACAATTAATGTTAAAACATAAAATTAAAGAAATTGTTGTGGGTAAAAATGGAAGAGTCGTGGGCATTATCCAACTTTATGCGATAGGAAATGTTTGA
- a CDS encoding YggS family pyridoxal phosphate-dependent enzyme translates to MKLEQILEKTKNVRLIAASKYVDANTIKEFYHKGISEFGENQVKALSEKKELLKDENLTIKWHFIGTLQSNKINLLIKQRPILWQSCNSLKLAKAVDKRLNYTLDTLLEINSAFEENKSGIELNKAFEEYLQIQEECKNLNLKGVMCIGTHSDDVKKIQKSFEDTYRIYEKLQKHGANICSMGMSNDFELALKCGSNMLRLGSILFKSP, encoded by the coding sequence ATGAAATTAGAACAAATCTTAGAAAAAACAAAAAATGTCCGCCTTATAGCAGCAAGTAAGTATGTCGATGCTAACACTATCAAAGAATTTTATCATAAGGGCATTAGCGAATTTGGAGAAAATCAAGTCAAAGCCCTAAGTGAAAAAAAAGAACTTTTAAAAGATGAAAATTTAACAATAAAATGGCATTTTATCGGCACTTTACAAAGCAATAAAATCAATCTTCTCATCAAACAACGCCCTATTTTGTGGCAAAGTTGCAATTCTTTAAAATTAGCCAAAGCTGTTGATAAAAGACTCAATTACACCCTTGATACCCTGCTTGAAATTAATAGTGCTTTTGAGGAAAATAAAAGTGGGATCGAATTAAATAAAGCTTTTGAGGAATATTTGCAAATTCAAGAAGAGTGTAAAAATTTAAATCTTAAAGGTGTGATGTGTATAGGAACGCATAGTGATGATGTAAAAAAGATTCAAAAAAGCTTTGAGGACACTTACCGAATTTATGAAAAATTACAAAAACACGGTGCAAACATTTGCTCTATGGGTATGAGTAATGATTTTGAATTGGCTTTAAAATGTGGGTCAAATATGCTAAGACTTGGGAGCATACTTTTTAAAAGCCCTTAA
- the tgt gene encoding tRNA guanosine(34) transglycosylase Tgt, translating into MEFKLKYKDNNARVCEIKTAHSSFLTPIFMPVGTAAAVKSLDAYDMSEILKAKIILANTYHLYLRPSSKVIKNLGGLHHFTQFPYSFLTDSGGFQAFSLSKNSKHFEEGIKFKSHIDGSLHLFTPQSVLETQYDFNSDICMVLDDLVALPSSRARVELSVERTIKWAKEAIDYHKFKQNEGEGLTQNVFGIIQGGTEFDLRKKCALELCEMDFDGLAIGGLSVGEENALMYEVVENLTPFMDENRPRYLMGVGTPEDLVENVERGVDMFDCVMPTRNARNGTFFTSFGKFNIKRAEFINDNESIDKTCSCYTCQNYSRAYLNHLFRAKELTFFRLASLHNLHYYLNLVQQMREAIMKNQFSEFKREFYAKRS; encoded by the coding sequence ATGGAATTTAAACTAAAGTATAAAGACAATAATGCAAGGGTTTGTGAGATAAAAACGGCACATAGTTCATTTTTAACGCCCATTTTTATGCCAGTTGGCACAGCAGCAGCGGTAAAAAGCCTCGATGCTTATGATATGAGCGAAATTTTAAAAGCAAAAATTATTTTAGCAAATACCTATCATCTTTATTTGCGTCCTAGCTCAAAAGTGATTAAAAATTTGGGTGGTTTGCATCATTTTACGCAATTTCCGTATAGTTTTTTGACAGATAGTGGTGGCTTTCAAGCCTTTTCTTTAAGTAAAAATTCAAAGCATTTTGAAGAAGGTATTAAATTTAAAAGTCATATTGATGGGAGTTTGCATCTTTTTACACCTCAATCTGTGCTTGAAACGCAGTATGATTTTAATAGCGATATTTGTATGGTTTTAGACGATTTGGTCGCTTTGCCTTCAAGTAGAGCTAGGGTGGAACTTTCTGTTGAAAGAACGATAAAATGGGCAAAAGAGGCTATTGATTATCACAAATTTAAGCAAAATGAGGGTGAGGGCTTAACTCAAAATGTTTTTGGCATTATCCAAGGAGGGACGGAATTTGACTTAAGGAAAAAATGTGCCTTAGAGCTTTGTGAGATGGACTTTGACGGACTTGCCATAGGAGGACTTAGTGTAGGTGAAGAAAATGCTTTAATGTATGAGGTAGTCGAAAATTTAACCCCCTTTATGGACGAAAATCGTCCTAGATATTTAATGGGTGTAGGGACTCCTGAAGATTTGGTGGAAAATGTCGAGCGTGGGGTGGATATGTTTGATTGTGTGATGCCGACAAGAAATGCTAGAAATGGCACTTTTTTTACAAGTTTTGGGAAATTTAATATTAAAAGGGCTGAATTTATAAATGATAATGAAAGCATCGACAAAACTTGCTCGTGTTATACTTGTCAAAATTATTCAAGGGCGTATTTAAATCATCTCTTTAGGGCTAAGGAATTGACTTTTTTTAGGCTTGCTAGCTTGCATAATTTGCATTATTATCTAAATTTAGTTCAGCAAATGCGAGAAGCCATAATGAAAAATCAATTTAGCGAATTTAAGAGAGAATTTTATGCAAAAAGAAGCTAA
- the flaC gene encoding flagellin C, whose protein sequence is MKINNSNAMQQNHYLNNAQKSQDKALENIAAVRAISGIDSANLAIADSLRSQSSTIDQGVANAYDAIGVLQIADASLTNISQSADRLSELSVRMNSGIMTDAQKTMLRGEATRLTESINDSFNNATFNGKNVFQTMEFVVGSGTETTNLNSLSTDGLSIDNQESITSFTDQLGSLRSEIGSGINALTSNINSSVQNSINTKAAENNLLNNDMAKNVNDFNAAYLKENAAAFAAAQSNIMLQSKIASLLY, encoded by the coding sequence ATGAAAATTAACAATTCTAATGCAATGCAGCAAAATCATTATTTAAATAATGCGCAAAAATCGCAAGATAAAGCTTTAGAAAATATCGCAGCGGTGAGGGCTATTAGTGGGATAGATAGTGCAAATTTAGCAATTGCCGATTCTTTAAGATCTCAGTCAAGCACCATAGATCAGGGCGTGGCAAACGCCTATGATGCCATAGGAGTTTTACAAATTGCCGATGCGAGTTTGACAAATATCTCTCAAAGTGCGGATAGGCTTAGTGAGCTTTCTGTAAGGATGAATAGTGGCATTATGACAGATGCGCAAAAAACTATGCTAAGAGGTGAGGCGACGCGTTTGACAGAGTCCATTAATGATTCTTTTAATAACGCGACCTTTAATGGTAAAAATGTTTTTCAAACTATGGAATTTGTGGTAGGAAGTGGGACAGAGACGACAAATTTAAATTCCCTAAGCACAGATGGCTTAAGTATTGATAATCAAGAAAGCATTACAAGCTTTACTGACCAACTTGGAAGTTTAAGGAGTGAGATAGGATCTGGCATTAATGCCCTTACTTCTAACATTAACTCCAGTGTGCAAAATAGCATCAATACCAAAGCCGCAGAAAATAATTTGCTCAATAATGATATGGCAAAAAATGTTAATGACTTTAATGCAGCGTATTTGAAAGAAAATGCCGCCGCTTTTGCAGCCGCACAAAGCAATATTATGCTTCAGTCTAAAATCGCTAGTCTTTTATACTAA
- the prfB gene encoding peptide chain release factor 2 gives MDNYEFSELLKSLEQKVKNIASIIKPDELRVKLSEIETQENDPNFWNNAKNAAILGKEKTKITNLLKAYENAFNALNDASELFDMANSESDDETLKALFEDAPKLEDSITSLEISMLLSGENDNKNAIVSIHPGAGGTESNDWASMLYRMYLRFCEREGFKVETLDFQEGDEAGLKDVSFLVKGENAYGYLKAENGIHRLVRTSPFDSAGRRHTSFSSVMVSPELDDDIEIEIEEKDLRIDFYRASGAGGQHVNKTESAVRITHIPTNIVVQCQNDRSQHKNKATAFKMLRSRLYELELMKQEAVANSGEKSEMGWGHQIRSYVLFPYQQVKDTRSNEAFSNAEGILDGDIKKMIEGVLIAMKAQNKEAK, from the coding sequence ATGGATAATTATGAATTTAGCGAACTTTTAAAAAGCCTTGAGCAAAAGGTTAAAAACATAGCCTCCATCATAAAGCCTGATGAGCTTAGAGTAAAGCTTAGTGAGATTGAGACGCAAGAAAATGATCCAAATTTTTGGAATAATGCCAAAAATGCCGCCATTTTGGGTAAGGAAAAGACCAAAATCACAAATTTGCTTAAAGCCTATGAAAATGCTTTCAACGCCTTAAACGACGCGAGTGAGCTTTTTGATATGGCAAATAGCGAGAGTGATGATGAGACCTTAAAAGCCCTTTTTGAAGACGCACCAAAGCTAGAAGATAGTATTACAAGTCTTGAAATTTCTATGCTTTTAAGCGGAGAAAATGATAATAAAAATGCCATTGTCTCCATACACCCTGGTGCTGGTGGGACGGAGAGTAACGACTGGGCGAGCATGCTTTATAGAATGTATTTGCGTTTTTGTGAGAGAGAAGGCTTTAAGGTCGAAACTTTGGACTTCCAAGAAGGCGATGAAGCAGGACTTAAAGATGTGAGTTTTTTAGTCAAGGGTGAAAATGCTTACGGCTATTTAAAGGCAGAAAATGGAATTCACCGCCTTGTGAGAACTTCGCCTTTTGATAGTGCTGGGCGTAGGCATACGAGCTTTTCTAGCGTTATGGTAAGTCCTGAGCTTGATGATGATATTGAGATAGAGATAGAGGAAAAAGATTTGCGTATCGATTTTTACCGCGCAAGTGGAGCTGGGGGTCAGCATGTTAATAAAACTGAATCTGCCGTGCGTATCACTCATATCCCTACTAACATAGTCGTGCAGTGTCAAAATGATAGAAGCCAGCATAAGAACAAAGCCACAGCCTTTAAAATGCTTCGTTCTCGCCTTTACGAGCTTGAATTGATGAAGCAAGAAGCAGTAGCAAATTCAGGAGAAAAAAGCGAAATGGGCTGGGGACATCAAATCCGCTCTTATGTGCTTTTTCCTTACCAGCAAGTCAAAGATACAAGAAGTAATGAGGCTTTTTCAAATGCGGAGGGAATTTTAGACGGAGATATTAAAAAAATGATAGAGGGTGTTTTAATTGCAATGAAGGCACAAAATAAGGAGGCAAAATGA
- a CDS encoding DUF4149 domain-containing protein, protein MRAIHLFLLAAMIGVELILGVVVAPVVFYPQNLIGENVLSHFQSGLMMSDIFVKMGYVLLAVALFNALYELINFFKKEEKFQLRFSKFALSIIILILALFFVFYFTAYILEAQKMGESVIKTTEFQSMHEASEVVIKIIVCMQIFLYFLSFKIAKKD, encoded by the coding sequence ATGAGAGCAATTCATCTCTTTTTACTTGCGGCTATGATAGGTGTGGAGCTTATTTTGGGTGTGGTGGTCGCACCTGTTGTTTTTTATCCACAAAACTTAATTGGCGAAAATGTTTTAAGCCATTTTCAAAGTGGGCTTATGATGAGTGATATTTTTGTTAAAATGGGCTATGTCTTACTTGCAGTAGCACTTTTTAATGCCTTATATGAGCTTATTAACTTTTTTAAAAAAGAGGAGAAATTTCAGCTAAGATTTTCCAAATTTGCTCTTTCTATCATCATTTTAATTCTTGCTTTATTTTTTGTATTTTATTTTACCGCTTATATTTTAGAAGCACAAAAAATGGGCGAAAGCGTCATTAAAACAACGGAATTTCAAAGTATGCACGAGGCAAGTGAAGTTGTAATAAAAATTATCGTTTGTATGCAAATATTTTTGTATTTTTTAAGCTTTAAAATAGCTAAAAAAGACTAA
- a CDS encoding COG3400 family protein — protein sequence MNHILIIIDGILAKHFLERLCFQKSLSYFFTIVYQKDESVNLKEENEFLELHQFDPTSSARLERIMKPYKQAFIYMQDEFETKKTYEVLRGLDLNLEINIMDFWGLGINDKLCHLIDARMNLSKRLIDFLPDVALTAQYIGLGVGEIMEIKIPAGSIFAYRHIGSIQQKRWRIVLVYRNEKIHFIKPSLILKPGDSILIVGDPAILQSVFHNVKASTGQFPVPFGTNIYTIIDMKNMSQNTQKLLLNTTLSLIKKTNARKFFIRIINPTLNAIYYELKTLALEYENIFFDFENTNFKKIQSFLEQNDVGVFITDYKHFEKEKKELFELKIPILKIGTQDFESLEKSVILSSYENEIENQANVIVDLSKQLKLEVNFYYYQPNHKENNELKDYVKSLSKLYDKNIELFQNHTQNPILNLEYRENLLQFVSFTPELLESNIGRIWSMDLNRNYYKLSKNYQLFIPIS from the coding sequence ATGAATCATATTTTAATTATTATCGATGGTATTTTAGCAAAGCATTTCTTAGAAAGGCTTTGCTTTCAAAAAAGCTTGAGTTATTTTTTCACCATCGTTTATCAAAAAGATGAAAGCGTTAATTTAAAAGAAGAAAATGAATTTTTAGAATTACATCAATTTGACCCTACAAGTAGTGCAAGGCTTGAGCGTATTATGAAGCCCTACAAACAAGCTTTTATCTATATGCAAGACGAATTTGAGACAAAAAAAACTTACGAAGTTTTAAGGGGGCTTGATTTAAATTTAGAAATTAACATTATGGATTTTTGGGGACTTGGTATCAATGATAAACTCTGCCACCTCATTGATGCAAGAATGAATTTAAGCAAAAGACTCATTGATTTTTTACCAGATGTCGCACTCACAGCACAATATATCGGGCTTGGAGTGGGAGAAATTATGGAGATTAAAATTCCAGCAGGTTCAATTTTTGCTTATAGACACATAGGCTCAATCCAGCAAAAAAGATGGCGTATCGTGCTAGTGTATCGTAATGAAAAAATTCACTTCATTAAACCTTCTTTAATTTTAAAACCGGGAGATAGCATTTTAATCGTAGGCGATCCTGCTATTTTACAAAGCGTTTTTCATAATGTAAAGGCTAGCACAGGACAATTTCCCGTGCCTTTTGGGACTAATATTTACACCATTATCGATATGAAAAATATGAGTCAAAACACACAAAAATTACTCCTAAACACTACCTTAAGCCTCATCAAAAAAACAAATGCAAGAAAATTTTTTATAAGAATTATCAATCCTACCTTAAATGCAATTTATTATGAGCTTAAAACCCTTGCCTTAGAATACGAAAATATCTTTTTTGATTTTGAAAATACAAATTTCAAAAAAATTCAAAGCTTCTTGGAGCAAAATGATGTAGGCGTTTTTATCACGGATTATAAGCATTTTGAAAAAGAAAAGAAAGAGCTTTTTGAGCTTAAAATTCCCATTTTAAAAATCGGCACACAAGACTTTGAAAGCCTTGAAAAATCAGTCATCTTAAGCTCTTATGAAAATGAAATAGAAAATCAGGCTAATGTGATTGTAGATTTAAGTAAGCAATTAAAACTAGAGGTAAATTTTTATTATTATCAACCAAATCATAAGGAAAATAACGAGCTAAAAGACTATGTTAAAAGCCTTTCTAAACTCTATGATAAAAATATAGAACTTTTTCAAAATCATACGCAAAATCCTATCTTAAATCTTGAGTATAGAGAGAATTTATTACAATTTGTCAGCTTTACCCCGGAGCTTTTAGAGTCTAATATTGGTCGAATTTGGAGTATGGATTTAAATAGAAACTATTATAAACTTAGCAAAAATTACCAACTTTTCATACCAATAAGCTAA
- a CDS encoding MATE family efflux transporter yields MSNFNLSPLRLFCKYAVPNVISVAFFSVYIIIDGIFVGQYLGSDSLAALGLVMPFVMISFALSDMIAIGSSVQISMKLALAKFKEANRILTAALALIFALNTLMAFLAYFISPLLISFLDTTPHIQTLCEEVVLVFALFMPIIAPYFALDNYLRICGKTTHSMIVNIIVALSNIILDYLFIVVFGWGLFSAALASCIGFTLGTFLDIYPFFGQKLQLKFSTLYLSFKTLKNIIYNGSSEFFSNISASIFGIFANLILLHLAGAKAVATYSIILYIDNFITLLTLAMCEAMQPALSYHFAQKNLKHLKAILKTMFIFTLSFSVCVFILNIFYGEFLVGFFTQKNDESFLEFSTKALYIFSFVFLIAWFNILIGSVLTAFNRAYFSLILSLINNLFAPLIFILTLPYFLGLNGVWISPFLADFCVFFLSFYFLKKSLSIISQSQIASKFAH; encoded by the coding sequence ATGTCAAATTTCAATCTTAGCCCTTTAAGGCTTTTTTGTAAATATGCCGTGCCTAATGTCATTAGCGTGGCTTTCTTTTCTGTTTATATTATTATTGATGGTATTTTTGTGGGGCAATATCTAGGTAGCGATTCTCTTGCTGCACTTGGTTTAGTAATGCCCTTTGTAATGATAAGTTTTGCATTAAGCGATATGATAGCCATAGGCTCATCGGTGCAAATTTCGATGAAATTAGCCCTAGCTAAATTTAAAGAAGCTAACCGCATTTTAACCGCAGCCTTAGCTCTTATTTTCGCCCTTAATACCCTTATGGCTTTTTTAGCCTATTTTATATCGCCACTTTTAATTTCTTTTTTGGATACAACGCCCCATATTCAAACGCTTTGCGAAGAAGTTGTTCTAGTTTTTGCCCTATTTATGCCCATTATTGCCCCTTATTTTGCCCTTGATAATTATCTAAGAATTTGCGGAAAAACAACGCATTCTATGATAGTAAATATCATCGTAGCACTAAGTAATATCATTTTGGATTATCTTTTTATCGTGGTTTTTGGTTGGGGTTTATTTTCTGCGGCACTGGCTAGTTGTATAGGTTTTACTCTTGGAACTTTTTTGGATATTTATCCTTTTTTTGGCCAAAAACTTCAGTTGAAATTTTCTACCCTTTATCTTTCTTTTAAAACTTTAAAAAATATTATTTATAATGGAAGTAGCGAATTTTTTAGCAATATCTCCGCTTCGATTTTTGGTATCTTTGCTAATCTTATCCTCCTTCATCTAGCAGGTGCGAAAGCTGTGGCTACCTACTCTATCATACTTTATATTGATAATTTTATCACTCTATTAACCCTTGCGATGTGTGAGGCTATGCAACCAGCCCTAAGCTATCATTTTGCCCAAAAAAATCTTAAACACCTCAAAGCCATACTTAAAACTATGTTTATTTTTACCCTTTCTTTTAGCGTTTGTGTTTTTATTTTAAATATATTTTATGGGGAATTTCTAGTGGGATTTTTTACCCAAAAAAATGATGAATCTTTTTTAGAATTTAGCACCAAAGCTTTATATATTTTTTCTTTTGTTTTTCTTATTGCTTGGTTTAATATCCTTATAGGCTCTGTGCTAACGGCTTTTAATAGGGCTTATTTTTCCCTCATTTTAAGTCTTATAAATAATCTTTTCGCACCTCTTATTTTTATCCTTACTCTGCCTTATTTTTTGGGCTTAAATGGAGTGTGGATTAGTCCATTTTTGGCTGATTTTTGCGTATTTTTCTTAAGTTTTTATTTTCTTAAAAAGAGTTTAAGCATAATTAGCCAATCGCAAATAGCAAGCAAATTTGCTCACTGA